From a region of the Streptomyces sp. NBC_00193 genome:
- a CDS encoding class E sortase, whose amino-acid sequence MRSRWSPPPRDRSVDVPRLLVRTFSEVCLTAGSLIVLFVVYVLLWTGVKADQAMDGEMARMRDRWSAVPAAAPQPAPAPSAAASPPAAPEPGTYPPGRAFAEMYVPRFGPDWNKPVLEGTGTELLKKGLGHYAGTARLGGTGNFAVAGHRRTYGDPFKDIPKLRPGDLVILKDATGWYTYTVRAEPLRTLPTEVGVVDPVPSRSPFTALGKYLTLTTCDPEWGHSHRLVVWAELTGMRTLAQGSPEGLAR is encoded by the coding sequence ATGCGAAGCCGCTGGAGTCCGCCACCCCGTGACCGGAGCGTCGACGTGCCACGCCTGCTGGTACGGACGTTCAGCGAGGTGTGCCTGACCGCGGGCTCGCTCATCGTGCTCTTCGTGGTCTACGTCCTGCTGTGGACCGGGGTCAAGGCCGACCAGGCCATGGACGGGGAGATGGCCCGCATGCGCGACCGCTGGTCCGCGGTGCCCGCGGCCGCCCCGCAGCCCGCCCCCGCGCCGTCGGCGGCCGCATCGCCCCCGGCCGCCCCGGAGCCCGGCACGTACCCGCCGGGCCGGGCCTTCGCCGAGATGTACGTCCCGCGCTTCGGCCCCGACTGGAACAAGCCGGTCCTGGAGGGCACGGGCACCGAACTGCTGAAGAAGGGCCTGGGCCACTACGCCGGCACGGCCAGGCTCGGCGGCACCGGGAACTTCGCGGTGGCCGGGCACCGGCGCACGTACGGGGACCCCTTCAAGGACATCCCCAAGCTGCGCCCCGGCGACCTCGTGATCCTCAAGGACGCCACCGGCTGGTACACGTACACCGTCCGCGCGGAGCCGCTGCGCACGCTCCCCACGGAGGTCGGCGTGGTCGATCCGGTGCCGAGCCGCTCGCCCTTCACGGCGCTGGGCAAGTACCTGACGCTGACCACCTGCGACCCGGAATGGGGTCACAGCCACCGGCTCGTGGTCTGGGCCGAACTGACCGGTATGCGGACCCTCGCACAGGGCTCACCGGAGGGTTTGGCAAGGTGA
- a CDS encoding DUF881 domain-containing protein translates to MSNSDDSSAGPRRRARPVRLLTAAVFALAGLIFVTSFNTSKGTNIRTDASLLKLSDLIQERSQSNLELEKSTATARGQVDALAERDNGSTKAEDAKLAALRAASGTEELTGKAVTVTLNDAPPNATARIPNVPEPQPNDLVIHQQDLQAVVNALWQGGAEGIQVMDQRLISTSAVRCVGNTLILQGRVYSPPYKVTAVGDPGALKKALAASPALQNYQLYVNAYGLGWKVDEHKALTLPGYSGTVDLHYAKPLESATP, encoded by the coding sequence TTGAGCAATTCCGACGACTCCTCCGCGGGTCCCCGTCGCCGTGCCAGACCGGTCCGGCTGCTCACGGCCGCCGTTTTCGCCCTGGCCGGCTTGATCTTCGTCACCAGCTTCAACACCTCCAAGGGTACGAACATCCGGACGGACGCCTCGCTCCTCAAGCTGTCCGACCTGATCCAGGAGCGCAGCCAGAGCAATCTGGAGCTGGAGAAGAGCACCGCCACCGCACGCGGCCAGGTCGACGCCCTCGCCGAACGCGACAACGGGAGCACCAAGGCCGAGGACGCCAAACTGGCCGCCCTGCGCGCCGCCTCCGGCACCGAGGAGCTCACCGGCAAGGCCGTGACGGTCACCCTGAACGACGCGCCCCCGAACGCCACGGCCCGCATCCCCAACGTGCCCGAGCCGCAGCCCAACGACCTGGTGATCCACCAGCAGGACCTGCAGGCCGTGGTCAACGCCCTCTGGCAGGGCGGCGCCGAGGGCATCCAGGTGATGGACCAGCGCCTGATCTCCACCAGCGCCGTGCGCTGCGTGGGCAACACCCTGATCCTCCAGGGCCGCGTGTACTCGCCCCCGTACAAGGTGACGGCCGTAGGCGACCCCGGCGCGCTGAAGAAGGCCCTCGCGGCCTCGCCGGCGCTGCAGAACTACCAGCTGTACGTGAACGCGTACGGGCTCGGCTGGAAAGTGGACGAGCACAAGGCGCTGACACTGCCGGGCTACTCCGGCACAGTGGACCTCCACTATGCGAAGCCGCTGGAGTCCGCCACCCCGTGA
- the crgA gene encoding cell division protein CrgA, protein MPKSRIRKKDDYTPPPTRTPQSIKLTNRNWVAPVMLAFFLVGLAWIVVFYLSETQLPIEALGNWNIVVGFGFIAAGFGVSTQWK, encoded by the coding sequence GTGCCGAAGTCACGTATCCGCAAGAAGGACGACTACACGCCGCCCCCCACGCGGACGCCGCAGTCGATCAAGCTGACGAACCGCAACTGGGTCGCCCCGGTCATGCTGGCGTTCTTCTTGGTCGGTCTGGCATGGATCGTCGTTTTCTATCTGTCCGAGACCCAGCTTCCGATCGAAGCTCTCGGAAATTGGAACATTGTGGTCGGATTCGGCTTCATTGCGGCAGGATTCGGCGTCTCCACGCAGTGGAAGTAG
- a CDS encoding rhomboid family intramembrane serine protease: MDTDRLPGCYRHPDRETGISCTRCERPICPDCMISASVGFQCPECVRGGSGTGHGRAANAPRTIAGGVVAADPYLVTKILIGINVGMFLAVHVFSGLAIQLELLGRYRELVGGPLEGVSTGEYYRLLSSAFLHTELWHIFSNMLALWFIGGPLEQALGRARYLTVYLLSALGGSAAVYLLTEPNVATLGASGAVFGLLGATVVLFRRMRYEMRPLITMAVFMLVLTFAPGLNVSWQAHIGGLVTGALVAAGFLWPTKDMGARNRTFIQWGTCVAVFLLATALIAIRTAELSVLN; encoded by the coding sequence ATGGACACCGACCGTCTTCCGGGCTGCTACCGCCACCCGGACCGCGAGACCGGGATCAGCTGTACGCGCTGTGAGCGGCCGATCTGCCCCGACTGCATGATCAGCGCCTCGGTCGGCTTCCAGTGCCCCGAGTGCGTCCGCGGGGGCTCGGGAACGGGCCACGGCCGGGCCGCCAACGCCCCGCGCACGATCGCGGGCGGGGTGGTCGCCGCCGATCCGTACCTGGTCACGAAGATCCTGATCGGGATCAACGTGGGCATGTTCCTCGCGGTCCACGTCTTCTCGGGGCTGGCGATCCAGCTGGAGCTCCTGGGCCGCTACCGGGAGCTGGTGGGCGGGCCGCTCGAAGGCGTCTCCACCGGCGAGTACTACCGGCTGCTGAGCTCTGCCTTCCTGCACACCGAGCTGTGGCACATCTTCAGCAACATGCTCGCCCTGTGGTTCATCGGCGGACCGCTGGAGCAGGCGCTCGGCCGGGCACGCTACCTCACCGTGTACCTGCTGTCGGCCCTCGGCGGCAGCGCGGCGGTCTATCTGCTGACCGAGCCGAACGTCGCGACCCTGGGTGCCTCCGGAGCCGTCTTCGGCCTGCTCGGTGCCACCGTGGTGCTGTTCCGCCGGATGCGGTACGAAATGCGCCCGCTGATCACCATGGCGGTGTTCATGCTGGTGCTCACCTTCGCGCCGGGGCTGAACGTGTCCTGGCAGGCCCATATCGGTGGTCTGGTCACCGGTGCACTGGTTGCGGCGGGCTTCCTGTGGCCGACCAAGGACATGGGCGCGCGGAATCGCACATTCATCCAGTGGGGCACCTGTGTGGCGGTGTTCTTGCTGGCCACAGCCCTGATCGCGATCCGTACGGCCGAACTTTCCGTACTCAACTGA
- a CDS encoding peptidylprolyl isomerase, which translates to MAEKLYATLKTNHGDIEIELLPNFAPKTVRNFVELATGEREWTRPTDGQKTTDPLYDGTVFHRVISGFMIQGGDPLGNGTGGPGYQFADEFHPDLAFTKPYLLAMANAGPGTNGSQFFITVAPTAWLTRKHTIFGEIGDKASQKIVDTIAAGPTNPRTERPLDDVIIHSVVIEKRA; encoded by the coding sequence GTGGCCGAGAAGCTCTACGCCACCCTGAAGACCAACCACGGCGACATCGAGATCGAGCTTCTGCCGAACTTCGCTCCGAAGACCGTGCGCAACTTCGTGGAACTCGCCACCGGTGAGCGCGAGTGGACGCGGCCCACGGACGGCCAGAAGACCACGGACCCGCTCTACGACGGCACCGTCTTCCACCGCGTCATCAGCGGGTTCATGATCCAGGGCGGCGACCCGCTGGGCAACGGCACCGGCGGCCCCGGCTACCAGTTCGCCGACGAGTTCCACCCCGACCTGGCCTTCACCAAGCCCTACCTGCTCGCGATGGCGAACGCCGGCCCGGGCACCAACGGCTCGCAGTTCTTCATCACCGTCGCCCCCACCGCCTGGCTGACGCGCAAGCACACCATCTTCGGCGAGATCGGCGACAAGGCCAGCCAGAAGATCGTCGACACCATCGCCGCGGGTCCCACCAACCCGCGCACCGAGCGCCCCCTCGACGACGTGATCATCCACTCCGTCGTCATCGAGAAGCGCGCCTGA
- a CDS encoding DUF5324 family protein — MTRKESVRLAASSARDTARHAAEVVAPYAESAKHAAVHYAHEANERLAPKVSYAAGEAAKQARQTYDCHVQPRIKSARSHVPPNVDRAASNAVKQTRLAALHAVEYTQPRLESALAAAQPVAEEAASRSTAALAALRGQVSAKDVKKLVRRHERRARCGRLFKGVAVVGVLAGGAFAAWKWWDQQSNPDWLVEPPAATELSAREEAPAPYDEELAAKEREARNTVSSLEAEAEAVQERIDAEDAKRKHR; from the coding sequence GTGACCCGCAAGGAAAGCGTGCGTCTGGCAGCATCAAGTGCCAGGGATACGGCGCGGCACGCAGCGGAAGTGGTGGCGCCGTACGCGGAATCCGCCAAGCACGCTGCGGTGCATTACGCCCACGAAGCAAATGAACGGCTTGCGCCGAAGGTGTCGTACGCGGCCGGCGAGGCTGCCAAACAAGCCCGCCAGACGTACGACTGCCACGTACAGCCCCGGATCAAATCGGCGCGCTCCCATGTGCCGCCGAATGTCGACCGGGCGGCGTCCAATGCCGTGAAGCAGACCCGCCTGGCGGCCCTGCACGCGGTGGAGTACACGCAGCCGCGGCTGGAGAGCGCCCTCGCGGCGGCCCAGCCGGTGGCGGAGGAGGCCGCATCCCGGTCGACGGCGGCGCTGGCGGCGCTGCGCGGCCAGGTGTCGGCCAAGGATGTCAAGAAGCTCGTACGGCGCCACGAGCGGCGTGCGCGCTGCGGCCGCCTGTTCAAGGGCGTGGCGGTGGTCGGCGTCCTGGCCGGCGGCGCCTTCGCCGCGTGGAAGTGGTGGGACCAGCAGTCGAACCCGGACTGGCTCGTCGAGCCGCCGGCCGCGACCGAGCTGTCGGCGCGGGAGGAGGCTCCGGCCCCCTACGACGAGGAGCTGGCCGCGAAGGAGCGCGAGGCGAGGAACACCGTGTCCAGCCTGGAGGCGGAGGCCGAGGCCGTGCAGGAGCGGATCGACGCGGAAGACGCGAAGCGCAAGCACCGCTGA
- a CDS encoding LysM peptidoglycan-binding domain-containing protein, translating to MGLFDFMRSDKKKEQAEKAAQKAAEQVQQQAADAPAPPSSMPGDTGTKYTDAAAATKAAAERMAAAAPPKAAPAPPVTRPAPHTPTPASAAHKAVPAAPMPKPAPKAQRTYTVRSGDSLSAIARRELGNEGRWRELYAMNKGVIGSNPDMIHPGMKLTLPN from the coding sequence ATGGGACTGTTCGACTTCATGAGGTCCGACAAGAAGAAGGAACAAGCCGAGAAGGCCGCCCAAAAGGCGGCTGAGCAGGTGCAACAGCAGGCCGCGGACGCTCCGGCGCCGCCGTCCTCGATGCCCGGCGACACCGGGACCAAGTACACCGACGCGGCAGCGGCGACCAAGGCGGCCGCCGAACGCATGGCGGCGGCAGCGCCGCCCAAGGCCGCACCGGCGCCCCCGGTCACCCGGCCCGCCCCGCACACGCCCACGCCGGCCTCCGCCGCGCACAAGGCGGTGCCCGCGGCACCGATGCCGAAGCCGGCGCCCAAGGCGCAGCGCACGTACACCGTCCGCTCGGGCGACTCGCTCTCCGCGATCGCCCGCCGCGAGCTCGGCAACGAGGGCCGCTGGCGCGAGCTCTACGCGATGAACAAGGGCGTCATCGGCTCGAACCCCGACATGATCCACCCGGGGATGAAGCTCACCCTCCCCAACTGA
- a CDS encoding MarR family winged helix-turn-helix transcriptional regulator, producing the protein MTAMAPAQNEPDLSFLLDHTSHVLRTRMAAALDRIGLTARMHCVLVHALGEERTQIQLAEIGGMDKTTMVVTVDALEKAGLAERRQSGTDRRARVIVVTEKGAALAQESSRIVDQVHADALGSLADEDRAAVLRVLNLLVKGDLETPSESPRPARRARQ; encoded by the coding sequence ATGACAGCCATGGCACCCGCGCAGAACGAGCCGGACCTCTCCTTCCTCCTGGACCACACCAGCCACGTCCTGCGCACCCGGATGGCGGCGGCACTCGACCGGATCGGGCTCACGGCACGGATGCACTGCGTGCTCGTGCACGCGCTGGGGGAGGAGCGGACGCAGATCCAGCTCGCCGAGATCGGGGGCATGGACAAGACGACGATGGTCGTCACCGTCGACGCCCTGGAGAAGGCCGGACTGGCCGAGCGGCGGCAGTCCGGTACGGACCGCCGGGCCCGCGTCATCGTCGTCACGGAGAAGGGCGCGGCCCTGGCGCAGGAGAGCAGCCGCATCGTCGACCAGGTGCACGCCGACGCCCTCGGCTCCCTCGCCGACGAGGACCGCGCGGCCGTGCTCCGGGTACTGAACCTGCTGGTCAAGGGTGATCTGGAGACCCCGTCGGAGAGCCCGAGGCCGGCCCGCAGGGCTCGCCAGTAG